The nucleotide sequence GAACCTGCCCAAAGGCCCAAAGCAACTGAGGCAATCACGATTCCGCTTCTCACCTTGTTCCTCCAAATATTTTTCCATGCAAGTACTGCTAACATATCATTTTCTTTAATGCATCATGGTCAATCCCGCATTGCTTCTACTGCATCAAGTCGATTAATTTTCAACATCGGGTAGATCGAAAGCACCAAAGCGATGATCAGCACCACCAGCGTTTGAGAATAGAAAATTTTTGGCTCGATGGAGAAATAAAAAACCGGATCAAATCCGTAATTTTCGTAAGCCTCTTTCAGCTCCCCAGTTACCTTGATAGGGTAGGCGTTGAAGTAAGCAATCAAAGGAATGCTGACAAGTGTTCCTACAAATGCTCCCATTAGGGAAACGAAAATATTTTCCAGAACAACCACCGAAGAAAGCTTTAGCTTCTTCATCCCAATAGCCACCAGCACACCAAACTCGAACTTGCGCTCCATGGTCATCATCAGAATGGTGCCAAAAATGCCAAAGGAAATAAGCAAGTAGAGCACAAAGAGGAATATGACATTTTCAGCACGCTCACCCTCAATAAACTGATCCAACTCCGGTAGTAAAATACTCCAATTCATCACCTCATATTTAGCTCCGGCGAGCTGTTCAAGATCAGCTGCTGTCTCTTCTGAGTCATTGATATTGTCCACCTGTAGTACAAGTGCCGACAATCGATCAGTCGCTCCAAATAGCCATTGTCCTTCCTTCAGGGGTAAATACACTATGCTCTTGTTTAGCTGAGGTGAAGCAAAGTCAATGATTCCTTTGACCGGATACTTTCCCGCAGCACTTACTCCATGATACCCTTGTCCGATGATGACAATGGTATCTCCTACGTCAAGCGCAAGATAGTTTGCCAGACCTAACGTAATCAAAGCTGCTTGATCATCTTTCTGAATAAAGTCCCCAACTACAATCTTCTGATCAATCTTGGTGATCAATCGCTCTTTTTCCGGATCGATGGAGATAATTAGACTCCCTCTGGAATTATCTGTAGAAGCAGTAAGCGCAAACGATTCCAGCCTAGGTACGACACTAATAACATTTTCATGAGCAATCATTTTGTCAACAAGATTTTCTGCAGCTTCAAAGGTGTTGTTGATGGTTTGATCATCCCAATATCCATCTTGATGCAGTTGAATGGCGCCCGAATAAAAGCTTACAACATTCTCTTGCATTTTGACAAGGATACCTTCCTTGAGAGAATTGAGAAAAATGGCAAGTAAAACAGCAAAAACAACAGACGCAGATGTGATAACCGTTCGCTTCCTGTTTCTCCAGAGATTTCGCCATGCCAGTTTCAAGATCATCACTTTACCCTTTTCATACTTTGTAACGAAAAGAAATTCTCACTTATTCGTGCATCATAGTCTACCTGATGGTAGCGAATCACCGTTTTATGCCCTTCTTTTTCGGCAGGAATAAACTCCATGACTGAAGGTAGCATTCTTCCACCCAGATCTTTAATCTCCAGAAAGTTCACCTCATTTACCAGGTACCCATCTTCATCATACATTTCACTTCTTAGCTCAATGTATTCATCCTTATCAATCCAATTGAGCACCTTCCCCCAAACCACCGCCACATCTTCCTTTGGGATCAACTCAATCACCCAACATTCACGATCCTGAATCACAGAATCACCCAGTATTTTATGTGTATAATCATCTACTACAGAAGATTCCTTGATCAAGTCATCATTGGTAAAATCCGACCCCATCCATGACTGCATCATCATCGAGGGAGGGAGTTTGACATTTCGCTCGATGGAAGGGAGCCAGTTCCAAATTTCCTTATCCCTCTTCAAAAAGACTGAACCTTTATCTCTGGCCGGAGAAGTGATCAATATCAGAGAGTAATCCGTGCCTCTAGACCAGCTCTTCACATCCATGTCCCGACTCCAAGTAGGTCTTATGATACTAATGGTCATTTCAGCAGTCGCCGCATCCCCTCTACGCTTTTGATCGGTCTTGCGTATGATCTCCTTCGCATCCTGCGAGAATGTTTGGCACATGGTGCCTATTAGAAAAAATAGGGCTAAAAGCGTTCTAAGTAAGCATTTCATAAGATAGCAATCTAAATGACACACTTCGGCATGCATATGATATAGCTCAAGGAATTCGGTGAGTTTACTCACCCAGTAGTCCTATTCATAGGATCTGAATTTTCTTAATGTTCAGTTAAGTGCATTTTTTATTGCTGCAAACGCATGCATTTTTGTGGTATCAAATAGAGGAACCTGCGCATCATTAGATGAAATAAGTAATGGTAATTCTGTGCATCCCAATATGATGCCTTCCACTCCTTCTTTCTCCAATTCCCTGATTATTCTCTTACATTCATTTCGAGATGCTGACTTGATCTCTCCTTTTACAAGTTCATTGTAGATAATATCATGAATAATTTGTCGATCGGATTCATTGGGTATGGTCGTTTCTATTTCATAATTATCAAGAAGAACTTTGGAGTAAAAGTCTTTTTCCATTGTAAAGCGGGTTCCCAGTAAACCTACTCTTCTTGCATTCTCCTTTTTTATAGCTTGCCCAGTAGCATCAGCAATGTGCAAAAAGGGAATATTCGTTGCATCAGTAATGAAATGGCTTACAAGGTGAATGGTGTTGGTGCATAACACAATCAAATCAGCTCCTGCACTTTCAAGTTGCTTAGTGCCTTTTGCCATCATTTCACCAATCTCATCCCATTTACCTGCAAAAGTCAACTTCTCAATTTCATCAAAGTCAACCGAGACCATGACACTCTTTGCTGAGTGAGAGCCACCTAACTCTTCTTTCACTTTTCTATTGATGAGTTCGTAATATAGTTTGGAAGATTCCCAGCTCATCCCTCCGATCAGACCTATTGTTTTCATACAATAAAGCTAGAATGACAGCAATCTCATCCTCTTTAATTTCCATGAATGTTTCTATCATCTAGCATTAAAAAATTTCATGAATAGATATTTTACTGACAAAAGTGAAACTTTATTATCTTCGCACCAGTATAATACTGACAATTGTGAAATAAATGAAAGATATCAAACTAGGAAACTTCGAAGAATTAGTTCTGCTGCTGGTTGGCGTGCTGTATGATCAGGCCTATTCGGTCAACATTGTACTGGAGTACGAAAAACAAACTGGCAAAAAGATTAACGTGAGCGCTATTCATACCGTGCTCTATAGGTTGGAGGACAAGGGGTTTTTAGAATCCAAAATGAGTGAGGCAACATCAGAACGTGGTGGAAAGAGAAAAAGGCTTTTCTATTTAACTCCTTATGCTCAAACAGCATTGGATGAGCTGTCTTCTCTGAGAGAGAGATTGCGCTATCAAATTCCGGATAAAGCACTCAACTGGAGCAAAGGCTGATGACAAAAAAAGGACTACATCGGCCCCCGGCTTTAGCACTCAAATTCTTTCGCTGGTATTGTAAATCAGAACGACAAGAAGAACTCGAAGGAGATTTAGAAGAATTCTTCTACTTGAGGATAGATAAAGGCTCATCCGTATGGAAGGCACGCTTTTTTTTCTGGTGGAATGTTCTCAGATGCTATCGCAGCTATTCAAAAAAGAAAACTCAAAAGACTAATACTATGTACCCATTATTCAAATCTTATTTCAAGCTGGCCATGCGGCATTCATGGAAAAACAAGTGGTCTGTGATGATCAATGTAGTAGGATTAGGGCTGGCGCTCAGCATGTGCATTTTCGTGTATACAATGTTTGCGTACAATTCTGAATTTGATTCTTTCTACAAAAATATGGAAGATATCTATCGCGTCAACTCGATGACCTTCGAAAACGGAAGCGAAAGAAGAAATGAACTTTCTCCTATAGCATTCGACCAAGTACTTAGAAATGAGTTCAGCGGCGTAAAGCAGGTAAGTAGCTTCTTTGATGAGCCCATGACTATCAAATTTGGAACAGACTATTTAGAGAGCTCTATAGGAGTTGTTTCGTCAGATTTCTTTAAGATGTTTGAAATACCCCTTTGGTATGGCTCATTTGCCGAATTTGGCCAAAAACCTGTTGCTTATTTAACAAAGCCTGCAGCTAAGCGCTTTTTCGGTAATGAAGTAGCTCTAGGAAAAAAATTATCGATCTACGTCTCGAATAATTCGAAAATTGAAGTTACCGTAGCTGGCGTATTTGAACGAATTCCACTCAATTCCAGCTTTGATATTCACATAATGATAAATCTAAATGATTATCAACGAGCTCTGAATTTAGATATGAATGACTGGTCCAGACATTTTTATACTAGTCATTTCATAAGAACATCTTCAGAGCAATCAGAAGTCATTACATCAAACTTGAATAAATATGTTCCCATGCAGAATGAGAACCATGAAGAGTTAAAAATGACACGCTTTGAATTAGTTCCATTTCTAAGTCCTATTCATAATGACAGTGATATGTATAGAACCAATTCTAATACTCGGTTAGATGTCGTTGTAAAAATCATTTTTACCTCATTAGCTTCTATGGTCTTTCTCATCGCATGTTTTAATCTAGCCAACTCTTCCATTGCCATGGTATCTAAACGATTGAAAGAAATTGGAATTAGAAAAACTTTAGGTTCTGAAAATCGGCAAATTATGGTTCAGTTTCTTATGGAAATGGGGATAGTATGTGCTCTTGCATTCATCATTGGGCTATCAATGATCAACTACACCTCTAGTACAATCATGGGGTTATTTGGAGAAACTTTTCTAATAAAAGATATAGATCTCACAGGTGTTATTCTCTTTGTGCTAGGGTTCTTAATATTCACAACGCTTGTTGCAGGGATAATGCCAGCGCTTTATGCCTGGAAGTTTCAACCAGTAGCCATCATGCGAAAGTCCGTGAAACTACGGGGTGTTGGTTGGATCAATAAAACACTGACTGTCGCGCAATACAGTTTTTCTATTGCCGTCTTATCAGCCGCCTTTTCATTCTCCAACAATCTGCAGTTTCTTGATGACCTAGACCTAGGTTATGCTAACGAAAGCATCTACACATTAGATCTTCCCGATCAATCCGATTATCAAAAAATCAAACAAAAAATTGATCAAATTCCAGACATACAAACTGTAGGAACATTTAACCATATTCAAAGATTTGGTAGTTCTAGTCGAAGAAAATTGTTAGAAATAGACACTTCCTCATATGAACTCCAAACCTATACAGTGGGCGCGGGCTACTTAGCTCTGATGGAAGTGCCTATTACGCTAGGTCGATCATTCATTTCCGGCAGTGAAGCAGACGAGCAGAATTCAATTATTGTAAATCAGGAATTCGTAAAGCAATATTTTGGAAATGAAAATCCGTTGAATAAAGTAGTGAAGATTGGTGACGATAGAAAAACAATTGTCGGTGTAAGTGCCAATCTTATCCAAGATGTATATCTAGACTCGGAAGACAAACCTGCTGCATACTTATACTCAGAAGTGAATCAATATAGATTTTTAATTGCCAAGGTAGGAAGTGGAGACAAGGGTGAAATTGAAAGTAAATTCAAGGCTATTTGGAGTGAAGAGGTGGATAGACCTTATGAAGGTAGCTGGCAAAAGGACTTAGCTTATGGATCTGCAATAAGAGATACAGAGAATTTGCGTGTCATTTTTCTAGCAATGGCTATACTCGGAGGATTCTTGAGTGTTGCCGGTATATTCTCCTTATCCAAATTGAATGTTGCGAAGCGCATCAAAGAAATAAGCATACGCAAAGTTTTAGGCTCATCAATGAAACAGCTTCTAATTAAAATCAACAAGTCCTTCTTTTATGTGCTCTCAATCTCCATATTCATTGGATGCGCGCTAGGTTATTTGATATCAGAGATGGTATTAAGTATGTTGTACCGCTATTACGTTATTGTATCTCCTTTCACAAGCCTGGCAAGCGGGCTATTTATTTCAACCGTGGCAATTGTTATTATAACACTTTCAGTAGTGACACCAGCAAAAGCCAATCCTGTTATAGGTTTGAGAAATGAATGATCATGTTTTACGAATAATTTCGTAACTAAATGCGAAATTATTCGTAAAATTGTGTGTGGAAAATATACTGAATGATCCGGCGGCCAGATATAGAAAAGCTTCAGAGGGCATTTCAAAATCTGATTTCTTAGTTATTGTATCAGATACTGGATTAAACCTAACTGAGTTTTCTGCCTTGCTTCCCGTCTCAAAAAGAACTATCGAAAAGACAAAAGAAAAAGACTTACTGAGTCCAGCCGTTAGTGATCGTGTACTACAAATCGCTTCATTATATCAGCATGGAAATTTAGTTCTCGGTTCATCTTCTGCTTTCAAAGAGTGGCTTCATTCATCTTTGATTTCTCTAGGAGGTCAAAAGCCCATTAAGTTTATGAATAATGATACGGGTATCTCTATGATCAATGATCTTTTAGGAAGAATTGAACACGGCGTTTATTCCTAATGATCTTGTATCGAATTACTTCAAAAGCATACGCAAGAGATTTGTCTGGTACAGGAGCAATGTTGCATGGTGGGCGATGGAATCCAAAAGGAGTAAGAATGCTTTACACCTCGCAGAGCTTATCACTAGCTGCTCTTGAAACAATTGCTAATCTATCAGGGGATAAACTTAGAGGTAATCTCTATTGTGTAGAACTAGAATTTCCAGATCATCTATCGGTTGAAACCATTAAAAAGGTGCCCAAGACGTGGAATACATTCCCCTTCAACTCAAGTACAGTTGATATAGGTAGGGAGTTTATACAATCTGAAAAACTCTGTCTGAAAGTACCCAGTGCCATTATTTCCAGCGAATACAACTATCTATTGAATCCTATGCATGATGATTATATGCAAATCAAATTCATAGATGCACGTCCTATGATTCTTGATCAACGCCTTTTTCAAAACTGAATAGGTTCTTTGGCTCACATCATCCTATTTTTGCTCTTTAATCTCAAACCATGGACGAGGCAAAGAAACCATTGAATTTTATCGAGCAAATGATCGAAAAGGACCTGAAAGAGGGTGAGCATGACTCGATTATTACAAGATTTCCTCCCGAGCCAAATGGCTATCTTCATATTGGCCATGCCAAATCTATTTGTCTCAACTTTGGGTTAGCTGAAAAGTATAACGGAAAGTGTAATCTCCGTTTTGATGATACCAATCCAGAAAAAGAAGAAACGGAGTACGTTGAGTCAATTAAATCGAATATCAAATGGTTAGGGTTCGAGT is from Marinobacter alexandrii and encodes:
- a CDS encoding FtsX-like permease family protein; the protein is MILKLAWRNLWRNRKRTVITSASVVFAVLLAIFLNSLKEGILVKMQENVVSFYSGAIQLHQDGYWDDQTINNTFEAAENLVDKMIAHENVISVVPRLESFALTASTDNSRGSLIISIDPEKERLITKIDQKIVVGDFIQKDDQAALITLGLANYLALDVGDTIVIIGQGYHGVSAAGKYPVKGIIDFASPQLNKSIVYLPLKEGQWLFGATDRLSALVLQVDNINDSEETAADLEQLAGAKYEVMNWSILLPELDQFIEGERAENVIFLFVLYLLISFGIFGTILMMTMERKFEFGVLVAIGMKKLKLSSVVVLENIFVSLMGAFVGTLVSIPLIAYFNAYPIKVTGELKEAYENYGFDPVFYFSIEPKIFYSQTLVVLIIALVLSIYPMLKINRLDAVEAMRD
- a CDS encoding outer membrane lipoprotein-sorting protein, whose protein sequence is MKCLLRTLLALFFLIGTMCQTFSQDAKEIIRKTDQKRRGDAATAEMTISIIRPTWSRDMDVKSWSRGTDYSLILITSPARDKGSVFLKRDKEIWNWLPSIERNVKLPPSMMMQSWMGSDFTNDDLIKESSVVDDYTHKILGDSVIQDRECWVIELIPKEDVAVVWGKVLNWIDKDEYIELRSEMYDEDGYLVNEVNFLEIKDLGGRMLPSVMEFIPAEKEGHKTVIRYHQVDYDARISENFFSLQSMKRVK
- a CDS encoding aspartate/glutamate racemase family protein, which encodes MKTIGLIGGMSWESSKLYYELINRKVKEELGGSHSAKSVMVSVDFDEIEKLTFAGKWDEIGEMMAKGTKQLESAGADLIVLCTNTIHLVSHFITDATNIPFLHIADATGQAIKKENARRVGLLGTRFTMEKDFYSKVLLDNYEIETTIPNESDRQIIHDIIYNELVKGEIKSASRNECKRIIRELEKEGVEGIILGCTELPLLISSNDAQVPLFDTTKMHAFAAIKNALN
- a CDS encoding ABC transporter permease — protein: MTKKGLHRPPALALKFFRWYCKSERQEELEGDLEEFFYLRIDKGSSVWKARFFFWWNVLRCYRSYSKKKTQKTNTMYPLFKSYFKLAMRHSWKNKWSVMINVVGLGLALSMCIFVYTMFAYNSEFDSFYKNMEDIYRVNSMTFENGSERRNELSPIAFDQVLRNEFSGVKQVSSFFDEPMTIKFGTDYLESSIGVVSSDFFKMFEIPLWYGSFAEFGQKPVAYLTKPAAKRFFGNEVALGKKLSIYVSNNSKIEVTVAGVFERIPLNSSFDIHIMINLNDYQRALNLDMNDWSRHFYTSHFIRTSSEQSEVITSNLNKYVPMQNENHEELKMTRFELVPFLSPIHNDSDMYRTNSNTRLDVVVKIIFTSLASMVFLIACFNLANSSIAMVSKRLKEIGIRKTLGSENRQIMVQFLMEMGIVCALAFIIGLSMINYTSSTIMGLFGETFLIKDIDLTGVILFVLGFLIFTTLVAGIMPALYAWKFQPVAIMRKSVKLRGVGWINKTLTVAQYSFSIAVLSAAFSFSNNLQFLDDLDLGYANESIYTLDLPDQSDYQKIKQKIDQIPDIQTVGTFNHIQRFGSSSRRKLLEIDTSSYELQTYTVGAGYLALMEVPITLGRSFISGSEADEQNSIIVNQEFVKQYFGNENPLNKVVKIGDDRKTIVGVSANLIQDVYLDSEDKPAAYLYSEVNQYRFLIAKVGSGDKGEIESKFKAIWSEEVDRPYEGSWQKDLAYGSAIRDTENLRVIFLAMAILGGFLSVAGIFSLSKLNVAKRIKEISIRKVLGSSMKQLLIKINKSFFYVLSISIFIGCALGYLISEMVLSMLYRYYVIVSPFTSLASGLFISTVAIVIITLSVVTPAKANPVIGLRNE
- a CDS encoding antitoxin Xre/MbcA/ParS toxin-binding domain-containing protein, whose product is MENILNDPAARYRKASEGISKSDFLVIVSDTGLNLTEFSALLPVSKRTIEKTKEKDLLSPAVSDRVLQIASLYQHGNLVLGSSSAFKEWLHSSLISLGGQKPIKFMNNDTGISMINDLLGRIEHGVYS
- a CDS encoding RES family NAD+ phosphorylase → MILYRITSKAYARDLSGTGAMLHGGRWNPKGVRMLYTSQSLSLAALETIANLSGDKLRGNLYCVELEFPDHLSVETIKKVPKTWNTFPFNSSTVDIGREFIQSEKLCLKVPSAIISSEYNYLLNPMHDDYMQIKFIDARPMILDQRLFQN